Genomic window (Lynx canadensis isolate LIC74 chromosome A1, mLynCan4.pri.v2, whole genome shotgun sequence):
AGAGGAAACCATGacagagagaggttaagtggcttgcccaaagTCTCAGAGTAAGCGGTGGAGCTTAGCTATGTACCCAGAAGTCTGGCTCTGAATTCTACACCGCGGGTACAGAGCGGTTCAGAGTAGGTGATCTTCACCAAAGACAAGGCAAGGTGGGAAGTTACCGGGCTCTTCACCCAACAGCCTGATCGTGACCACGGAAGATCCATTACCAACCGCATGGCAGCCCAGGTGTCCCCACCCTTCCTCACTGGTCCGAGTACATCTTCCCTGGAGCTCTGCCGGCCCTTCCCAGGAGGAGGAATCTCTCCTCTCTGGATGTAATCTCCAAGAGACAAGGAGGCCATTTGGTTAAATTATGTTGAATTCTGAATGAGCCCACTGGGGACCCTGAGAAACAGTGATGCGTAATTGAATTGAAAAGGCCAGAAGAATATAAAGTAGCATCCACACTCAAGTCAGAGACCCAGGGTAAAGTTTTATTTGATCCTCAGGACCACGGAAAGCTAgagatgaattttaaataaggaaatagtGGGATAGCATacacacatttaagaaaatcaGTCTGGCTGCAACACGGAAAAAGGGCTGAAAGTAACCTTGAAGGTCTGGAAATCAAGGCAGAGTCACCCAGAAGATGCTGGTGGCCAGGACTAAGGTCACACTCATGGGAACAGAAAAAGGTAGAAAGATCCAAGGGCTGTTTAGGAGACAGGAACAGTAGGACCGGGTGATGGattgaatgagtgaaggaaatgagggaaaagGTCAGGACAACCCAATCATAGGGCCACAAAAAGTAACTGACAACCAAGCAATGCTACTCTGTTCCACACAGTGTTCCCAAATGACGACTGACCAGTTTCTGAAAAAGATTTGGACTTAGTCTTGCCAAGGCGTGAGGATTTCTGATAGCTCTGAGTCACCCGATCCGCAAAGAACAAAAGCAGGCTTCTAGagagaaaatgtcaaaaaattaaacagccaCTTGTCCTGacagcattaaaaataatctgtCACCTGTTCCTAACTTTGTTCTTGGTTACAAAGGCCATTGTGTGAGTGAACAAAGAAGGCACAGAATTTGGAAAGAACTATTTACCCAGAGAAACTGATAAGAGCTCAGGCTGCAGAAGACTCGCATGTGAATGAGGAAGGGGGCGGGCTGCTCCAAACACAAACATTCTGTGCCCTACAAACAACTCAGGGGCTGGAAATCCCATTCACCGGAAAGAACGTGGTTTCCAGCAGCTCCTGTTGGTATATCCAGAATATTCCGAAAATGACTTGGCCTTTCACTAAGAGCCATTTTCCATCTGATGAATCAAAAGTTCAACTCCAAGGACAATGAGCTGATGGTTATTGAGGGCGTAGGGTCTCCACCTTCCTCCATCAGACACCTTGCCCTCGTGCCAGCCACTTCCCATGCTGCCCAGTGTCACACAGGACCACGGCAAGCATTCGCCACATGAAGACCGAGGTCGCCCCGTTTCGCGAAAAGCCCTTAGCAAAGGGAAGAGTTCAAGAACAGAATCTGAGCGTACCAAAGCCAACAAGATTTTCTTCCGAGTTGTTTTGATTCTGGTCCCTCTCGTTGGCACTCTCTGGTAAGCTCACAACCACTGTCCTCGCCTAGGTGATTCTCCGACTGGAATTCCCTTCCCCTGAATGAATTCTGGGCAACCACAGTTTCCATGAACTAGCTAGTTGTTTTAGGCTGTGGATGTTCTTCTCTATTCGACCTGATGTCTCACTATTGGGCACTACACAGGGCTACGGGCAGGATTCAGCCAATTCAGCAGGTGGGTTCAGTTGACCCCAGCAACCAAGAGTGCCAGTTAGCTAGGCCAAGGGCCAAATGGGAGAGGGAGGATGCTCGGCTCTCCAAAGGCAAACCTCAGAGGCTTGCAGCCAAAATCCTCCCTGCAAAGAGAAAACAGCCTCATACATTAGTGAGGGACTTGAGGCCAACAGAGAGCTGAAAAAGCAGCAGAGACGTTTCAAGGAAGTGCTCCTTGAAGAACGAAATTCCCACTGTTCTATAAGAAATTAGCTCCCACGGAATGTGAGCTTATCTGTGACAGATTGCGCTATGCAATGAAACACTGTTTTGAAGTAACTCTTCCCCACTccataaaaatgacattttatggtTTGTCTTGCTAATTTTTCACCCATTTAGATTCTGCTTGACAGAGAAAGTTGACACTGCTAAATAGTATTAAGTCCTCTGAGCGCCCTCAGCTTGCAAGGAAGCCCCCAGCTGCTGTTGTGTAGATGAATCCAAGCTAATATTTGTAACACAAACACGGGGAGAGTCTGCCTTTTGTCTTCCAGTTGTCCAGAATCGCAGAAATCAATTTGGTTTCATcaaataaatgaagggaaaaaaaaaaaaaaaaaaaaaaaaacaaaaccctacacCCTGGGGTTATGACATTGCCCTAAACAAAGTATGGCATATCACGATGCCTTCGTGATGCGTTtaccaaatggagaaaaaaaaactgcaaagggCCAGAGGCCCATTAGCAACAACTTCCTGTTAGATTTTGGTGGCAACCTGGGAATGAATCACTGAGCCTCCGCGTGCCCATCAGGCCCCTCTGCCCCTGGGTACAGAATAGATAGATGTGTCGTCACTGAATGGTAAGAGAAAACACTCCTATCGTTGTTCTCCCTCATCTGGAATCTCTGATGCTATTTTGGTTAAGACTCGACAACTTCCCAAATCTGAACTATAAGCACGGAAGCCATTTTTAAACGTAATTTTTGGGGCCCAGGTTCACTCGACAATGTGATTTAACAGGAGTTTGAGATCTGCAGTCATTAGGTCTGTACGGAAGTCCCAGTTTGGCCCTTCGTAGCCGGCTAGCCTCTGGAAAATCCTTGGCACTCCGGTTTCTATAGCTGTAGAAGAAACCATAATGGCTGCCTCATAGGTACTGAgaatcacagggatgaaaagtgaTTGGCAACTGCCTTTCCCTCACCTTCTGGACCTTACTCAAGGCTCAGAAATCTAGCTAGCGTGAACGATAGACTAGGTGTGGGAATATTCCAGTCTCAAACTCTTATCTGTCCTAACAGTTTCCCATGAGCAAAACGGGTaaattccttctttccctcacaCCTGCCTCCTCACAGAGACCCATTACTAGCGAACAGAGATGATACTGAGGTAAGTCAGCTTACCTCAGGGACCCCTGTGATTCCTCAACTTTGTTGCAGACTGGAATCACTCCCACTGTCCAGTCATACCCAATACCACACAGCAGAGTTTGGGAACCTTGGCCCCATTCCCTCTATGGTCACCCGAGGGTTCCTTTCAACCTCTTGGCTCTACACTATGTCCAACTTTGAAATGGGAAGTCAAAGCCCAGGACGCTAAATTTTGAGCCCCTGTAGCTCCCTCCCATAAGCCTAGTAGCCACCTGCCCCACCACTTATATCCAACCAGGAGGTGTGAACCATGAGTAAGTAGCCAGCACCCAGGGATAGGGAGGTAAGCCTAGAGGTGGGGAAGGCACAGAGCACCCCTTCCCAAACTGGGAGAACAGCAGGGTAACATAAAAAGCGATTTCAAGATCAAGTAAAATTGAGCTATTCTGGGTTCACCAAAGTTAAGCAGATTTCTTcattgcaggacttctcagatCCTTTAAGTTGGAGTGTGATTATGAATCTGCTGGAGAGGATCGTGGCAGCATTTCTCCCCATGGAAGCCCTCATTGTCTCAGAGCGTGTCAAGGACTAGTGTCTCAGAGAATATGCTTTGAGAAACTTAGAGCAATGTTGGGGGTAGGGGGTGCATGGCAGTACCTGGAGACAGACTTGGTTGTCACAACTAGGGATTGGGTAACTGTCACTGGCATCTGGAGGACAAAGGCCAGGGATGCTGACAAACCCCCCCACAACATGCAGGAGAGCCCCCCACGACTTACCAGCCCCCAGTGTCAATAGCAGTGCAGTTGAACAGCCCTCGCCTTGAGTGCCCTCTTCTCCCACAGGCCATCCTCCATTGCCAGAACTTCAGAAATTGAAGGTGACGAGAGAAAAAGACAGACGGGAGAAAGAGGACAGGAGTaggagaaaaaatgaaggaaaaggggaggggggagtgaaAAACAGACAATAAGGAAAGACaagacttggggggggggagacaaaagaagacagattCATGACTGCCAAAACGTggaggcaaccaagatgtccaAGGTGAATCAATAAACGGTGGTCCCTCCAGACAACGCGATATTCCTCAGCccagaaaggaaatgagctaCCAAGGCATGAAAAGGCATAGAGGAAACTTACACGCACTTTGCTAAACAAAAGAAGACACCCTGAAAAGGCTACATGTTGTGGGTTTCCAATCTATGACATCTGGAAAGGgtaaaactgtggagacagtaaaaagatcagtggttgcctgcgGTGCGGAGGGAGGGGTGAATGCGCAGAGCAGagaggattggggggggggggggggggggcagtgaaaatactctggtactataatgatggatacatgtcattaccCATTTGTCCAAACCTACAGAATATACAACCCTGAGCGAGAACCACAATCTAAACCAGGAACTTCGGGCAATAACGATGTGCTAATGCGCGTTCATGAGCTGGAAGGATGCACCTCCCTGGAGGAGGATGTtgataagcaggggagggggctgggcgtgcatggggtggggtgggcaggggtatacaggaactctctgtaccttctgttCACTTCTGCTGTGAACCCAAAACCGccggaaaaagaaagaaaaagaagccagagcGGCACGCTGATGTTAACCGGCCGGCCTCCCCATGCTTTTATTGCTTCTCTGAGTGGAGGAAGAGGATAGCCCTGCTCTTCTGCGAGGGCCACCTGTTGGGGGGAGGCGGGGATGACGAATGGAAGGCAGGAGACGTTGTCTGGCTGGGTGTCACGtgcccagggctcctgggggggggcggggggcctcaGACCCTGCTGGGCTTCTTGGGGTCCTTGCTCTTGGCCGGCACGAAGGCGTAGAGCTCCTCGATGAGCATCTCCATCCGGGCGGTGACCTCGGTCACCGTGTCGATGACCAGCTTCTGCTGCAGCTTCAGCGTTTTGTTCTCCCACAGGGCCTTGTTCTCCTCCTGGAAGACGCGGTGCTCCTCGCGCAGCGCGTGCAGGGCCCTGTTCTCCTCCCGCAGCAGCCGGTTCTCCTCGCGGAGGACCTGCAGGTCCTGGTTCTCCTCCCGCAGGGCCTGCAGCGCCTGGTGCATCTCCCTCAGCAGCTCCAGGGACTGGCTCCCGTCAGCCAGGCCGGGGCCGGCCTTGCTCTCCTCGTCCCCGGAAGACCCGGACAGGTTGCTGACCATCTGGCGCAGGACGCGGAGGGTCTTGGAGTCGTCCTGGGGGGGCGAGGGCCCCTTGGACTCCTCGAAAGCGGAGGAGAGGCCTGTACCCTGGTCCGGCAGCAGCCCGGGGCCGGGGAGCTCCTCGTGGGCCGAGGGGACCGCCGTGCTTTCCTCCCCGGGGCCTGCCTTCTCCTCCGCCGGGCCCCAGTAGGCCTTCCTCTGCTCCAGCCGCTGTCGCAGGGCCCTGTTCTCCTCCCTGAGGAGCTGCAAGCTGCTGTCCTCCTGGAGGCGGTGCATCTGCAAGGCCGCGTCCTTCGCCACCTCCAGGGCCGCGCTGTCCTTGTGCAGCAGCGGCGAGGCGGCCCTGCTCTCCTCCCGGCCCAGCGTGGCCTTGCGCTCCTCCCAGAAGACCTGCAGGATCCTGTTCTCCTTGCGGAGGGTCCTGTTCTCCTCGCGCAGCGCCTTGTTCTCCTCGCGCAGCGCCTTGTTCTCCTCCTGCAGCAGGTACTCCTTGGCCAGCCGCTTGTGGTGCAGCTTGTGGTGGAAAGAGGACGACGGAGAGAAGTACAGTTCTCTGTACAGGCGGCAGTTTTCGTTCACCCAGCGCCCGTCCTGGAAGACGAACATCTCGTCGCTGAGCTGCACTCGCGGAGGGTTGTAATCCAGCTCGAGGTCCGCCTGCGAGGTGGGGCGCTCCATGGGGTCCAAGGGCACGGAGGAGAAGCGATTCAGCGGGTGGGAGTGCTGGCTGGTCACTCTGCGGCTCAGCCTGGGCAGGGCGGCCTGCCTGGCGCAGCGCGGGCTGGGGTACAGGTTGTGGAGCCTCAGGAAAGGCTCGGCTGTGCCCCTCTGCGGGAGAGAGCGGGGAAGCCGAGAGTTAGTGAAGGAGCCGACGAGCCCGAGGCTGCTGGCCAGGTAAGAGGCCGGCTTACCCCCACGAGACACTCCGTCTGATAGTCCGGCCGGGCCACGGCGGACACGTTTGCATTTGGCTTCGCGGAGGCCTCGCAAGGAAATACAGCCGACCCCCTACTTGCAGCCGTTCTGGTCTAGAAAGTGACCGCGAACGCTGAATTCGCGAGTGCCAGACCATCACCCCGGGTAGAAACGCAGGGTTCGGTTCCTGCCCGCCTCTAGTCACAGTTTcgtcaaccaactgagacataaCCTTGCATTTATGTGTATTACTGTTGAAAGACATCTTCTTTAGTATATGCACTATTGACTCGTTAACATTGAACTTTCAGCCAACAGCGCTGTCACTCATGCCAGAGCAAAGCTTATCTAACCCATGTTCTCTCTGTCAGGCACATCACACCTTCTTTCATTAAGGGGCACTAGACAGCCCTTGGGCAATGTGCTACGGGGCCATTTGAACTGTGCAATCATCCTCCACCCCCCAAAAGAGCACGAAAATGTCAAGAATGTGGCCCTAAATAAACTGTGAAAAGGACACTATTTTACAgtgtgagagctgaaacaagaaggcaccttgggggcgcttgggtggctcagtcggttgagcctctgacttcggctcaggtcatgatctcacggtctgtgagttccagccccacatcaggctctgtgcccacagctccgagcctggagcctgtttgggattctgtgtctccctctctccctgaccctaccccattcatgctctgtctctgtctcaaaaaaataaataaacgttaaaaaaaaaacttaaaaaaaaaaaaaaaaaaagaaggttcctTAGCTAGAATGTGTGTATCAGGtgactttaattttttgtcattCTGTACATGTCTGTAAATGACCACCAAAGCGCCACAGGTATTGATTTGCTGGTTACAAACTTTAGCGAGTGGGCACATACACAAATAGCGAATCCATGAATAATGACCGTCACACGTATGTTGTGTAGGTGGAAGGGCATTCACTTGAAGTCCACCCGATATTTGGGTCCCCAGCCCCACGATTTGATCAGTGACAAGAATATGGCAAGTTCAGTTTCAGTTTCCACATTTTCAAGTTGGGGTAACTACATCTACTGCCTTTCCTCAGAGAGATATTTTTAGGATTAAAAGAGAGAACGTATGAAACCATTAACCGTGGGCTCTGACACACTTCTGTCCCCTTAGTGGAGGAACACACGCTCTTCTCAGTCGCCCCCCAGCTGCAGATATGTCCCCACAATTGGCGTGGGCAAAGGGGCACCATGAATCACCCCGACAGACACCCAAATCGTTACGTCCAAAACAGTGGTGCTGTCCAGCAGCCGAGCCTTCTCCCTTGTCCCACCGAGGCTCGCCCTCCACTCTTAGCCACCCTGAGTCTATCCTTCCAGCCCTTTAACATCCGCTGACACAGTGTTAGGCTCAAAGCAGAGCCCAGAGAGTAATTCTGGAAGAGAGGGGCACCATCACAGACCCATCACTGAGCAGTGAGAGTTCAATATGTGGTAACGAAGACAGCAAGGGACACCAAGGAATTCCCAAGGAGCGATTCATGCTGGTGGCCCACACACCTCAAGACCATCATATCACAAAGGGGATCAGAGCCACAGAGCTTAAGTCCGATAATTGCACTTCCCAGTGTAGGATAATCGTCTGAGTGTGTCTTAAATGCAGATTTCTGAGC
Coding sequences:
- the CBY2 gene encoding protein chibby homolog 2 isoform X2; this encodes MSPLECSECFGDQLLHRTYTRHLTLRGTAEPFLRLHNLYPSPRCARQAALPRLSRRVTSQHSHPLNRFSSVPLDPMERPTSQADLELDYNPPRVQLSDEMFVFQDGRWVNENCRLYRELYFSPSSSFHHKLHHKRLAKEYLLQEENKALREENKALREENRTLRKENRILQVFWEERKATLGREESRAASPLLHKDSAALEVAKDAALQMHRLQEDSSLQLLREENRALRQRLEQRKAYWGPAEEKAGPGEESTAVPSAHEELPGPGLLPDQGTGLSSAFEESKGPSPPQDDSKTLRVLRQMVSNLSGSSGDEESKAGPGLADGSQSLELLREMHQALQALREENQDLQVLREENRLLREENRALHALREEHRVFQEENKALWENKTLKLQQKLVIDTVTEVTARMEMLIEELYAFVPAKSKDPKKPSRV
- the CBY2 gene encoding protein chibby homolog 2 isoform X1; amino-acid sequence: MSPLECSECFGDQLLHRTYTRHLTLHSRPNFTRKRDTRSESLEIPINVVLPQRGTAEPFLRLHNLYPSPRCARQAALPRLSRRVTSQHSHPLNRFSSVPLDPMERPTSQADLELDYNPPRVQLSDEMFVFQDGRWVNENCRLYRELYFSPSSSFHHKLHHKRLAKEYLLQEENKALREENKALREENRTLRKENRILQVFWEERKATLGREESRAASPLLHKDSAALEVAKDAALQMHRLQEDSSLQLLREENRALRQRLEQRKAYWGPAEEKAGPGEESTAVPSAHEELPGPGLLPDQGTGLSSAFEESKGPSPPQDDSKTLRVLRQMVSNLSGSSGDEESKAGPGLADGSQSLELLREMHQALQALREENQDLQVLREENRLLREENRALHALREEHRVFQEENKALWENKTLKLQQKLVIDTVTEVTARMEMLIEELYAFVPAKSKDPKKPSRV